AACTTGGTGGAGTCAGCTGACTCCAACGGCGATGGGTTGTTGGAGTTGGAGGATTTCATGAGGTTGGTTGaggtggagggggaggaggagaggagcaagGATTTGAGAGCGGCGTTCGAGATGTACGAGATGGAAGGGGAGGGGTGCATTACGGCAAAGAGCCTGAAGCGGATGCTGAGCCGGCTGGGGGCGTCGAGGGGCTTGGACGAATGCAGGGCCATGATTTGTAGGTTCGACCTCAATGGGGATGGTGTGCTTAGTTTCGACGAGTTCAGGATTATGATGATGGTCTGAGGGGCAAGCTTGCCACGCTTTCCATGTAGCTGTGTCACCAGCAGTAGCTGATTCTATTCATTTAGATGGCTGTAGATATGGTGGTTGTTCTTGTTGGAAATAATCCATCCAccaaaattttataaatttttttatataattttattgttttatctacaatatttttttattaatagctTTCTGCAcatactaaataaataaattaaattttgatattaCTCGGTTTGAAGCACGCTATGAAAGCAGCTTTCTTTGCAGAAGAATTCACCTAGACATAATGGCGGTATACTCCCAAGATACAACAAACTGCTTCGTATTCTCTTTGAAGTGTATTCTAATAAAGGAGAATCAGGGTCGAATCCGAACTGGCCAAATCCGTTAAAAATCagaaaatttgattgaaacaatcCCTCTCAATCCTCTTATATGTGGACACAATCCTCTTCTCAAATACTTATTGGGTGTGCT
The Phoenix dactylifera cultivar Barhee BC4 chromosome 3, palm_55x_up_171113_PBpolish2nd_filt_p, whole genome shotgun sequence DNA segment above includes these coding regions:
- the LOC103718194 gene encoding putative calcium-binding protein CML19 gives rise to the protein MLAEAKASKLRHPQASRAYIAVRQQKSRLVLKSSASMPMAEPSSKLMEFEQVFRWFDKDGDGKISASELRLCMGTIGEELSAEGAENLVESADSNGDGLLELEDFMRLVEVEGEEERSKDLRAAFEMYEMEGEGCITAKSLKRMLSRLGASRGLDECRAMICRFDLNGDGVLSFDEFRIMMMV